Sequence from the Maribacter aquivivus genome:
ACTATAATCTACATCCTTCTATAAAATCACTCTACGTAAAAGGTAAAATTTATGAATTAATAGCTTTATACTTTAATAGAAGCCCCAATGCAGATATTGAACAATGCCCGTATTTAGCAGATGAGGAAAATGTAAAGAAGATTAAAAAAGCCAAAGAAATTATTTTGGCTAATATGGCAGAGCCACCTACATTGGCTGAGTTATCAAGTGAAATTGGTTTAAGTTTAAAACGACTAAAAGAGGGTTTCAAGCAAATTTATGGTGATTCTGTCTATAGTTTCTTATTTGATCATAAGATGGAGTATGCTAAGCGTCTTTTAGAAACCGGTCAGTATAATGTCAATGAAATCGGACTCAAAGTAGGGTATAGTACCTCTAGTCACTTCATAGCTGCCTTTAAGAAGAAGTATAATACCACACCTAAAAAATACTTATTGGCCTTAGCGGGTAGTTAGAACGTTATAATGGTCTTGCAACCATAATACCTGTGTTGCTTTTTATGCCTTTTAGGTAATCTGCCAACGGTAACTTAGATACTTCAACTTGCATTGATCCGGTGGATGCATGTAATAAATGAATTCTACCATCTTTTTCGCGCGTAGCAATTCCGGTATGGGTAACATCTAATCCGTTTATAGAAGTAGCAAGTGCTATAATGTCTCCAGATTGAATAAGATGCTCATTCTTGGCAATTTCGCCTTGTGTCAATACACAAATAGCCTGACTGTTTAAATACTTTTCAGAAGCTTTAATTTTTGAGTAATTAATGTCATCTGCCAAAAATGGATACAAATCTCTATGGGTACTCATGAAATTGATGTCTTTGATAATTTCTGCACCACCAATTTCACCGGTAATATCCTTTAAAAGTCCTTTCTCGGCATTGTTCGCAATCCATTCAGAAAAGTAATGTAAACGAGAAGCGTAGCCATCTAGTTCGCCATCTTTATATCTAATAACTTCTAAGTTATTGATGAAAGCATCAAAAGTATCCTCCTCTTTTCTTAGCAGCTTTGAGAACGCCAGTACATTTTCTACAAAGGTTGTGCAATCTAAACCCTGAAGGTTTACTACAAGAGTTTCGGTATCACCAATTTCCAACGTTTTGGCTACATATGGCGTTTTCATGAAAGTTTTACCAACATTAACCATGGTTTCTCCGAAGTTGTCCTGAAACATTCCGTCGATTTCCGCTAGCTTATTTTCAACAGCTGCTTTGTCTTTTGGTGAGCAGGTTATCTGTTGAGAGAAGCTGACTGATACACTTCCGTATAAAAAAAGGAATAGAAATATATGTTTCATAAAGCTAAATTATGAATTGTTATTCTCTTCTGTAGACTTTTCTAGTAAAACCCTATTCCTAGCAATACTTTCAGGGTAGTTCTGCTGTAAAAATGTAATCAGTTTTTCGCGAACAAGTACGCGTAAATCCCAAGCGGTAGGGGAATCTTTTGCGCTCATTAGGGCTCTTATTTCAACACAGTTTTGCTTACTCTCTGTTACTTGTAGTACGTTTACTTCTTTGTCCCAAAGGTCTGTGTTTTCTAGAATTTTGGTCAACTCTTCCCGAAGCGCATCAAAAGACACATTGTAATCTGTATATAAAAAGACAGTACCCAAAATATCCGATGACGTTTTGGTCCAGTTTTGAAATGGTTTTTCAATGAAATAAGGTGTTGGTACAATCAGTCTTCTTTTGTCCCAAATCTTCACTACCACGTAGGTAAGTGTTATTTCTTCAATTCTGCCCCATTCTCCTTCAACAATAACTACATCATCTATTTTAATAGGTTGCGCAATGGCAATTTGAATACCTGCCAAAACGGTACCAATCATTTTTTGTGCAGAGAAACCAATGATAATACCAGCTACACCTGCAGATGCAAAAATACTTACACCTAGCTCTCGTATACTTTCAAAACTCATTAAAACTGCACCAATCGCCAATAAAATAATGGTAAACATGAAAATGCGTTCCAATATATTGAACTGGGTATATATTTTTCGTGCTTTTAAATTGTTTTCTACATGCACATCATAATTACTAACGATAATTTTTTTGATGATTTTTAAAAGATTCAACATTAGCCAAGTAACTGAGAAAATAAATAGAATGGTACTTGTTTTTTTAAAGAAGTATTGGTGTTCGGTAAGATTTAATATGGTGCGTAAAGCTTCTGAACGAATAAGTATTGAGTTGAAAATGAAAAAGATAGGCCAGCTCAGTTTTCTAAAAGTGCCTTCCGGCAATAAGTATTTAGGGTCTCTGCCAAATTTTCTAAGAAAGTAGGATATGAGCCAATAAGCAAATAGGATGGCTATGAAGGAAACTAAAAAGAGATAAAGTTCACTTCTGGGGACGGTATCAAAAAAAGTATTCATTGTAAAAAGTGTTATAGTTTTTGACGATTTACAACTTACTAAAATTAAACAGCACTAAAAATTAATTGGCGAGTTATTAGATTGCTTTATAAGAGTATAGAAAAACTATTGCCGAAAATTAAAATTTCATCGATTTGCATGTGTTATTTTTGCAATCGAATAACAAACACATACGCTATGAAAGGAGTATTATTGGTCAATTTGGGTTCTCCAGAAAGTCCTACCGCAAAAGATGTTAAGCCCTATTTAGATGAATTTTTAATGGATGAGCGTGTAATTGACGCTCCTAAATGGTTAAGAACTATTCTAGTAAGAGGAATAATTTTGCAGACTAGACCAAAAAAATCTGCTGAGGCGTATGCTAAAATATGGTGGGAAGAAGGTTCTCCGTTAGTGGTTATATCTGAACGATTTTCCAATAAATTAAAAACACAGACCGAAATGCCAGTGGCTTTAGGTATGCGTTATGGTACCATGTCTATTAAAAAGGCCATGCAAGAATTGAAAGATAAAGGTGTAGATGATGTGCTTTTAGTCCCGTTATATCCACATTATGCGATGTCTAGTTTTGAGACAGTAGTTGTAAAAGTGTTAGAAGAGCAAAAAGCTGGCTTTCCTGAAATGAAAATTACAACGCTACCTGCTTTTTATAAGCACCCTGAGTTTATTAAAGCGCTTTCAGAAAGTATAAAAGACGGACTAGAAGGTTTTGACTACGATCATATTTTGTTTTCATACCACGGTATTCCTGAGCGTCATATTCGTAAAAGTGATCCTACTAGCTTTCATTGTAAAATAGATGGCACTTGTTGTAACGTAAATTCTGTTGCGCATAATACGTGTTACAGACACCAAGTTTATGACACTACCGAAATGGTAAAAGCGTATTTGGGATTAAAAGAAGAGCAAGTGAGTTCTTCGTTTCAATCGCGTTTAGCTGGTGACCCATGGTTAAAGCCGTATACCGATTATGAATTTGAGCGCTTAGCTAAAGAAGGCAAGAAAAAGCTAGCCGTAATTACACCTGCATTTGTAAGTGATTGTTTAGAAACATTGGAAGAAATTGCAATGGAAGGTAAAGAGCAGTTTATGGAAGCTGGTGGTGTAGAATACAAGCATATTCCATGTATGAATGACAATGACACTTGGGTGAAGGTAATGGCGAAGTGGGTTAACGATTGGCATGCTACAGATAAATTAGATGTTGTGCCAAGCACCTAATAAAATTAAAATTCTAAGAAAATCACTGCTATGAAAATCGAAGAAATAGAAATTATATTACAACCGTTAAGAGAAAAATTAAGAAATCATGCGCTTTATTCGGAGTTGAGATCAGTATCTGATATTCAAATATTCATGGAGAACCATGTGTTTGCCGTATGGGACTTTATGTCGCTTTTAAAGGCATTGCAGATTAACTTGACCTGTACTTTATTGCCGTGGAAACCGGTAATCAATACAAATACCGCTCGGTTTATTAATGAGATAGTTTTGGAAGAAGAAACTGATGTTAATGAGCTTGGAGTTTTAAAGAGTCATTACGAAATGTATTTGGACGCTATGGTTGAAGTAGGTGCAGATACTACTAGAATATCAACTTTTCTCAATAGCATTAATGAGTTGGATAGTGTTTTGAGTACAATTCAAAATTCTGATTTAAACGCTGCCGTTAAATCTTTTTTGAGCTTCACTTTTGAAACGATTAATACGCAACAACCACATAAAATTGCCGCTGCATTTACTTTTGGTAGAGAAGATTTAATACCGGATATGTTCTTGAGAATTGTTGAACAGGCCGGGGAAGATGCATACCCTAAACTGGAATACTATTTAAGAAGACATATTGAGTTGGATGGTGATGAACACGGTCCACTTTCTCTAAAAATGATTCAAGAATTATGCGGAGATGATGCTGTAAAATGGCATGATGTTCTAGAATGTTCTGAAAAAGCATTGCAACAGCGCATAGCCTTATGGGACCATATTGCAAAAGCAATTCAGCAAAATAAAGAGATTACAGTTTAAACATTATCATCTAAGATGGTATATTAATTTAAAACCGCACTAATGGCAAACGTTTCCGCAGAACAACTGGGCACGGAATCAATTTCTAGTTTGCTCATAAAACAAGCACTACCTGCTAGTATAGGCATACTGGTCATGTCGTTAAACGTTCTGGTTGATTCCATTTTTGTGGGCAATTGGATTGGTTCTATTGCCATTGCCGCAATAAATGTAGTACTGCCTATTTCCTTTTTTATTGGTGCTTTGGGTATGGCAATCGGTATTGGCGGTGCAAGTATTATTTCGCGTGCTTTAGGTGCTGATAATAAAGAAAAGGCGCTACGAACATTTGGTAATCAAATTTCGTTTACCATACTGATTACTGTAATTATGGTGGCAGTAGGGCTAACTTTCGTAGATACCCTAATACCTGCTTTTGGGGGTAAAGGCTCTATTTTTGAGCTTGCTAAAATCTACTACGTTATTGTTTTGTACGGTGTGCCATTTTTGGCACTTAATATGATGGGCAATACTGTAATTAGAGCAGAAGGCAAGCCTAAGTTTGCCATGATAGCAATGATTATTCCGTCCATAGGAAATCTTGTATTAGATTATCTATTTATTAATGTATTAGACTACGGAATGGAAGGTGCCGCTTGGGCAACTACAATCAGTTATTTTCTTTGTTTTAGTTATATACTTTACTTTTTTCTCTCTAAAAATTCAGAATTAAAACTTAACGCGCAGTATTTCAGTATAGACTTTTCAATTCTAAAGGAAATAAGTTCACTTGGGGTTGTAACCCTATCTAGGCAGGCAGTAGTAAGTATCATTTATTTGCTGATGAACAATATACTCTTTGACTTAGGAGGAGAGGCTATGGTAGCTGTTTACGCTATAATAGGTAGAATGTTGATGTTTGCTCTTTTCCCCGTATTCGGTGTAACACAAGGCTTTTTGCCTATTGCAGGTTTTAATTACGGAGCTGGAAAATACGAAAGGGTAAAAGAGTCTATTTACACAGCCATAAAATTTGCAGCCATATTAGCGACTGTAGTTTTCACGGGACTCATGATTTTTCCGGCAGATATTGCAGGACTCTTTTTAAGTGATAAACCAAATATGAGTTCGCTAGAACTTACTACGAATGCATTTGTTATGGAAAATACACCATCTGCCATGCGCTGGGTGTTTGCGGCTACGCCGATTATTGCACTTCAGCTTATTGGTGCCGCTTATTTTCAGGCAATAGGAAAAGCGGTACCAGCATTATTATTAACCTTATGCCGTCAAGGCTTTTTCTTTATTCCCTTAATCTTAATATTACCCAATTACCTTGGTGAACTAGGTGTTTGGATCTCTTTTCCTATTGCAGATGTGCTTGCAACTATTGTTACTGGGTATTACTTGAGAAAAGAGATTAATAAAAATTTGGTTTAATCTTTCTAAAGACCAAACCTTAGAAAACATTTTCCGTAAGTAGCTTTAGAAACACTAAAGAATACTGTTATGAATTTTATTTTATCACAATTAATTGCCGTTGCCATATTTCTATTAGCATGGAAACTTAAAGAATTGATAAACAATCAAAATACTTATGTAAAGCTGCTTAAGGAAAATGCTATTAAAGTCTCAAAAGTTAAATACTAGTTGGCTGGTGTAGCATGTAACAATTCCATACCTGTAGATGATCTTGGTTTAAAACCTGTCCAGTCTTTTTCATTTGAATTTTCTTGTACATCTAAAAATTGAGCGTTGTCTTGGCTTTTAAGATGCTTGCCTATAAATGCTGTTACAAAGTGCTGATTTATATTGTTTATTTTACGTTGATCCCATGAAGGTTCTGCGTATCTATAATACTCATCAATATGTAAACCTGGTGCTAATGCTTCTGCCGGCGGTGGGTTTGGTGCAACGTTATGTCTTGCATTTTTATAAGTTAATAGATAGCGATCTGCATTTACGGCACCTTCGTAAATTGCTTTAATGCCTTTTTCATACCCTGAGATATCATCTTGGCTTCCGGCAACAAAGAAAGTGGGAGTTTTTAATCCTTTTAATCCTTCTGCATCCCAAACACCACGTTCCATTCCCCATGGGGCAAAGGCAACTATTGCTTTAATTCTAGAATCAGCCATCTTTTCGTATTCTGCATTACCTGCCGTGTTTACCGATATGGCAGAACTACCACCGGTCATACCTGTAAAAAATTGACCTAAACCTGCGCTATATCCTGCTCCACCAACATTTAAAACTCCGTAGCCTCCCATAGAATATCCTATAATGGCGGTATTGTTAGCATCTACTAACCCCTCAATTATATTCTTAGAACCTTTAGCTCCTAATTTTTCCATTTCATTGATTACAAAACGAATATCTTTTGGTCTGTTCAAAAGTGTACTTTGAAACGCGTTGGCATCTTTGAATGTAGAATCTGTATGATCAATTGCTGCGACAATATATCCTTTAGAGGCTAAATTCTCTGTCAGGTATGTCATTAAAAAGCGTGACCCCACATAGCCATGAGATACTACGACTAAAGGAAATTTATTTCCTTTCAATGCTTTGGCATCTCTGTAGGTTCTTCCTTTAAAAGTAAAAGGTGTTAACGGTCTTAACGAATCTCCTCTGGTGCCCATTACCTCGTCATAAACTACAGTTTTTGCATCAGCACCTATACTTGCAGGATACCAAACCTCAATAGTAATTGGTCTGTCATAACTTGGGTCTTTACCTTCTTTTGAGTTTAAAATATCAACTTGGTTAGGGTTCACTAGGTTTACCGTTTGTACGCCAACTTTATATTTGCCTCTAGCGCTTAATTCAGGTGCATCGGGCATTTGGTCTCCGTATAAAAAGTCTTGGGTTTGGGCATTTGTTGAGGTAATAGCCAATCCGTTAAAAAGAATGGCAATTAGCGATGCCGAAAATAATAGCGTTCTAAATTTCATAATTGTTAGTTTGTTGGCTTAAATATATGAATACTTTAAATAATTAGCGCTTTCTGTTTAATATGTTGAATAAGTATTTTTCCAAAGGATGATTCTCTTGCCTGTTCTTTTATAGATAGAAATATCAATCGCTACTGAGAATTAAATATTGAAATACATAACTGATTCTCAATTTGATAATTATGCTTGTTTAGAAATGCTAATAAAATCTTAAAATCAACATTTGCATAACTATTTGTTTAATTTTAGTGAAGACTAATATCAAACTATCAAAATGAAAAAGCACCTTACCAATGCTAGCATTCTTATGCTGGCACTTTTACTATTGCCCCTATCCTTGCTATCTCAAAGAAGGAACAAATCTCAAATTAATACACCAACTTATCCGGAAGAATTGTATTCTAGTTTAGAGTATAGGTCCATTGGTCCGTATCGTGGTGGTCGATCTGCCGCAGTAACTGGTGTGCCAGGCGAGCCTAATCTATTTTACTTCGGTGCTGCAGGTGGTGGAGTTTGGAAAACATTAGATGGAGGACGTTCTTGGGATAATATTTCCGATGGATATTTCGGTGGAAGTATTGGTGCTATTGAGGTAGCTAAAAGTGATCCAAATGTTATTTACGTAGGCGGTGGCGAAAAGACCTTAAGAGGAAATGTCTCGTCTGGTTACGGAGTTTGGAAAACAGAAGACGGTGGTAAAACATGGGCTTCTGCAGGTTTAAAAAAGAGTAGACATGTACCAAGACTTCGCGTACATCCTACAGATTACAATACCGTTTATGCAGCTGTGTTAGGTGATATTTATAAGCCTACAAAAGAACGTGGTATTTATAAAAGTACAGATGGTGGTAAAAATTGGAAGCAAGTTCTTTTTGTAAATGAACAAGCTGGTGCGGTCGATTTGACTTTTGACCCTAATAATCCAAGAATTTTATATGCATCTACATGGCATGCACAACGTACACCGTATAGTTTAATTAGTGGTGGCGATGGTTCTGCATTATGGAAAAGTATGGACAGTGGAGAAACCTGGAAGGAAATTTCTAAGAACGAAGGCTTTCCAAAAGATACCTTAGGTATTATTGGTGTAGCTGTTTCCCCAAAAAATTCAGAGAAAGTTTGGGCAATCGTTGAGAATAAAGAAAAGGGTGGTTTATATCGCTCTGAAGATGGTGGTAAAACATGGTCTGTTGTAAATGAAGAACGTAAAATTCGTCAACGTGCTTGGTATTATACTAGAGTTTATGCAGATACACAAGATGAGGATGTTGTTTATGTGTTAAACGTAAATTACCATAAGTCTACTGATGGTGGTAAGTCATTCAATACTTTTAATGCACCACATGGGGATCATCATGATTTATGGATATCTCCTGAAGACTCTCAACGTATGATTATTGGTGATGATGGTGGTGCCCAGATTTCTTATGATGGTGGCGAAACTTGGAGTACGTATTACAATCAGCCTACGGCACAATTTTATAGGGTTACAACAGATAATTCTTTTCCATATAGAATTTATGTTGCACAACAGGACAACTCAACTTTACGTATAGACCATAGAAGTGATGGGAGTGTAATTGATGAAAGTAACTGGGAGGAAACTGCTGGTGGAGAATCTGCATGGATAGCTGTAGACCCAAAAGATAATGATATTGTTTACGGTGGTAGTTATGATGGTTTCTTAACTCGTGTTAATCATAAAAAGAAAACGGTAAGAGGTATCAATGTTTGGCCAGACAATCCAATGGGTGCTGGTGCAGAAGCAATGAAGTATCGTTTTCAATGGAATTTCCCTATTCTATTCAGTAGACATAATCCTAATAAATTATACACCTTTTCTAACTATGTGCATGTTACAGAAAATGAAGGTCAAAGCTGGGAAGTTTTAAGTGGTGATTTAACCAGGAACGATCCAACAAAATTGGGTTCTAGTGGTGGACCAATAACTCAAGATAATACGAGTGTAGAATACTACTGTACCATCTTTGCAGCGAATGAAAGTCCTTTGAAAGAAGGTCTTCTTTGGGTAGGTAGTGATGACGGATTAATTCATGTTTCAAAAGATTCTGGTGCAACTTGGGAGAATGTTACTCCGCCAAATATGCCAGAGTGGAATATGATTAATAGTATTGATCCTTCTAATTTTGATGAGGGTACATGCTATGTAGCCGCTACTAGATATAAGCTGGGCGATTTTCAGCCATACCTATATAAAACAACGGATTACGGTAAATCGTGGACAAAAATAACGAACGGTATTCCTTCAGAACATTTTACAAGAGTTGTTCGTGAAGACCCAAAGAAGAAAGGTTTATTATACGCAGGTACAGAAACGGGCATGTATGTTTCTTTTAATGACGGTGCTAATTGGGCTCCTTTTCAAATGAATTTACCAATTGTACCTATTACCGATTTAACCATTAAAGATGATAATTTAATTGTGGCTACTCAAGGGCGTAGCCTGTGGATTATTGATGATTTAACGGTGCTACATCAATTAGATGAAAGTAAGAAGAATTCAAATACCATATTGTTTAAGCCTAAAGATTCTTACCGTACTAAGGGTAGAGTATCTAAAAAACCTTCAAAAACTGCGGGAGAAAATTTAGAGAACGGTGTAATCGCACATTTTCTAATGAAAAACTATACAGAGAAAGATACGGTTCAGCTGACTTATACGAGTATGGCTGGTGATACTTTGGCAAATTATAGTACTGCTGCTAAGAAAAAAGACAAAAAACTAGAGGTAAAGAAAGGTGGTAATACATTTGTTTGGGATACTCGCGGTAAAGGAGCTGAGAAACTAGAAGGAATGATTTTCTGGTGGGCTAATTTTGACGGTGCTAAAGCGGTACCTGGTGATTATAAAGTCCATTTGAATGTGAATGGAACTAATAGTAGTGAAACATTTACCATTTTACCAGATCCAAGAGCAGAAAGTTCGGTAGCTCAAATGCAAGAGCAGTTCAATTTTATTACAGATATCAACACTACCATTGAAAACGCACATCAATCTATAAAGAAAATTAGAAATGTTACTAAGCAACTGAATTCATTTACTGAGCAGTATAAAGATGACGACAGAACTAAAGATTTGGTAGAAAAGGCAAAAGCCATGAAAGACAAACTTGGCGAAGTAGAAAAAGCTTTGTACCAAACTCAAAATAGAAGTGGTCAAGATCCTTTGAACTTCCCAATTAAATTGACTAACAAATTGGGTCATTTGAATAGCTTGGTTTCCATTGGTGATTTTCCTCCAACAGAGCAAGATGTTGCTGTTAAGAACGAATTGACAACTAAAATCAATAAAGAACTTGAAATTTTTAATAACGTAATCTCATCAGAGCTTCAAGAATTTAATAAAGGTTTCAACGAACTTAAATTGAATTACTTGTTCATTGATGAAAGTAAATAAAATAAAGTTTTGTCATATCGAGTGAATCTTTGAAATATGAAAAATTGTATCGAGAAACCTTTTATCTACCAAGGGTTCTCTATACAATTTTTCTTTTCGTTTTATTCAAATTAGAACCACTCGAACTGACATTGTAAAAACCAAAACAACATCCAAACAAACTATCATGAAAAAACAACTACTCTTGTTTATGGCGGTACTTACAACCACCATAACTTTTGCGCAGACAGCCAATGATTATTTTAAACCTTTAAAATTTAGAAATATTGGTCCTTTTAGAGGTGGGCGTTCGGTAACTGCTACGGGAGTTATTGGTGATCCCATGACGTATTATATGGGCACGACCGGTGGCGGAGTTTGGAAAACAGAATCTGCAGGACAACGTTGGGAGAATATTTCTGATGGCTTTTTTGAATTAGGGTCTGTTGGTGCGGTTTCCGTATCGGTATCTAACCCAAACATCGTTTATGTAGGTATGGGTGAACACGCTCCACGTGGGGTAATGACATCTTACGGAGACGGAGTATATAAATCTACTGATGCCGGTAAAACATGGAAGAAAATGGGTCTTGAAAAAACCCAGCATATTTCACGAATTATCATCCATCCTACAAATCCTGATATCGTTTATGTGGCTGCGCAAGGTGCACTTTTTGAAGGTAATTCCGAACGTGGAATATATAAAACTACAGATGGAGGTAAAACGTGGACAAATACCTTATTCGTAAACAATCTTACGGGTGCATCAGAACTTTCTATGGATGCGAATTATCCTGAAATTATGTACGCTGCCATGTGGGAGCATCAACGTAAACCGAATATGGTGGTTAGTGGTGGTGTTGGTAGTGGATTATACAAATCTACTGATGCAGGAGATACTTGGAAGAAAATTCATGAAGGTCTACCTGAAGAAAAAGGAAAAATGGCAATCGCTGTGAGTCCGTCGAATTCTAATAAAGTTTATGCACTCATTGAAAGTGATTCAGATGCCGATAAAGGCGGGTTATTCGTTTCTAACGATGCAGGTGAGTCTTGGTCAATGGTAAGTGGAGATAATAGATTGGTACAGCGTGCTTGGTACTATATAGAGGTTTTTGTGGATCCTAATGATGAAGATACCGTGTATGTATTAAGTGCACCGGCATTACGTTCTGAAGATGGTGGTAAAACATGGGAAAATGTTGAGGTTGCCCATGGAGATACACATGATTTATGGATCAACCCTAGCAATTCTAAGAATATGGTTTTGGCAGATGATGGTGGTGCTTCTGTTTCTTTTGATTACGGAAAAACATGGTCTACACAAAGCAATATGCCTACTGCTCAGTTTTATAGAATTAGTGTAGATAATTTGTTTCCTTATAATATTTATGGCGGTCAGCAAGATAACAGGTCAGTTAAAATTGCTAGCCTTTCTGCTGGTAGTGGTAGTATTACCACGAGAGATTGGACAGATTCTGCAGGTGGAGAAAGTGCTTTTTTAGCATTTGATCCAGATAACCCTAGGTATGTAATGGGTGGGCAGTATTTAGGTACTGTTGAAGTTATGGATATGGAGTCCAAAGCTGCAACGCAGATTATGCAAGCACCTATTCAATATTTAGGTCGTGAGGCGCGAGACATGAAATACTTGTTTAATTGGAACGCTCCTATTATTGCTTCTACTCATGAACTCGGGACTTTTTATCATGGGGCCCAATTTGTGTTTAGAACTAGGGATATGGGTGAAACTTGGGATAAAATATCTCCAGATTTAACAAGAGATATCGATGCAAAACAAGGTAACGGTGG
This genomic interval carries:
- a CDS encoding mechanosensitive ion channel family protein, yielding MNTFFDTVPRSELYLFLVSFIAILFAYWLISYFLRKFGRDPKYLLPEGTFRKLSWPIFFIFNSILIRSEALRTILNLTEHQYFFKKTSTILFIFSVTWLMLNLLKIIKKIIVSNYDVHVENNLKARKIYTQFNILERIFMFTIILLAIGAVLMSFESIRELGVSIFASAGVAGIIIGFSAQKMIGTVLAGIQIAIAQPIKIDDVVIVEGEWGRIEEITLTYVVVKIWDKRRLIVPTPYFIEKPFQNWTKTSSDILGTVFLYTDYNVSFDALREELTKILENTDLWDKEVNVLQVTESKQNCVEIRALMSAKDSPTAWDLRVLVREKLITFLQQNYPESIARNRVLLEKSTEENNNS
- a CDS encoding MATE family efflux transporter, translating into MANVSAEQLGTESISSLLIKQALPASIGILVMSLNVLVDSIFVGNWIGSIAIAAINVVLPISFFIGALGMAIGIGGASIISRALGADNKEKALRTFGNQISFTILITVIMVAVGLTFVDTLIPAFGGKGSIFELAKIYYVIVLYGVPFLALNMMGNTVIRAEGKPKFAMIAMIIPSIGNLVLDYLFINVLDYGMEGAAWATTISYFLCFSYILYFFLSKNSELKLNAQYFSIDFSILKEISSLGVVTLSRQAVVSIIYLLMNNILFDLGGEAMVAVYAIIGRMLMFALFPVFGVTQGFLPIAGFNYGAGKYERVKESIYTAIKFAAILATVVFTGLMIFPADIAGLFLSDKPNMSSLELTTNAFVMENTPSAMRWVFAATPIIALQLIGAAYFQAIGKAVPALLLTLCRQGFFFIPLILILPNYLGELGVWISFPIADVLATIVTGYYLRKEINKNLV
- a CDS encoding DUF3050 domain-containing protein produces the protein MKIEEIEIILQPLREKLRNHALYSELRSVSDIQIFMENHVFAVWDFMSLLKALQINLTCTLLPWKPVINTNTARFINEIVLEEETDVNELGVLKSHYEMYLDAMVEVGADTTRISTFLNSINELDSVLSTIQNSDLNAAVKSFLSFTFETINTQQPHKIAAAFTFGREDLIPDMFLRIVEQAGEDAYPKLEYYLRRHIELDGDEHGPLSLKMIQELCGDDAVKWHDVLECSEKALQQRIALWDHIAKAIQQNKEITV
- a CDS encoding alpha/beta hydrolase family protein; the protein is MKFRTLLFSASLIAILFNGLAITSTNAQTQDFLYGDQMPDAPELSARGKYKVGVQTVNLVNPNQVDILNSKEGKDPSYDRPITIEVWYPASIGADAKTVVYDEVMGTRGDSLRPLTPFTFKGRTYRDAKALKGNKFPLVVVSHGYVGSRFLMTYLTENLASKGYIVAAIDHTDSTFKDANAFQSTLLNRPKDIRFVINEMEKLGAKGSKNIIEGLVDANNTAIIGYSMGGYGVLNVGGAGYSAGLGQFFTGMTGGSSAISVNTAGNAEYEKMADSRIKAIVAFAPWGMERGVWDAEGLKGLKTPTFFVAGSQDDISGYEKGIKAIYEGAVNADRYLLTYKNARHNVAPNPPPAEALAPGLHIDEYYRYAEPSWDQRKINNINQHFVTAFIGKHLKSQDNAQFLDVQENSNEKDWTGFKPRSSTGMELLHATPAN
- a CDS encoding N-acetylmuramoyl-L-alanine amidase-like domain-containing protein; its protein translation is MKHIFLFLFLYGSVSVSFSQQITCSPKDKAAVENKLAEIDGMFQDNFGETMVNVGKTFMKTPYVAKTLEIGDTETLVVNLQGLDCTTFVENVLAFSKLLRKEEDTFDAFINNLEVIRYKDGELDGYASRLHYFSEWIANNAEKGLLKDITGEIGGAEIIKDINFMSTHRDLYPFLADDINYSKIKASEKYLNSQAICVLTQGEIAKNEHLIQSGDIIALATSINGLDVTHTGIATREKDGRIHLLHASTGSMQVEVSKLPLADYLKGIKSNTGIMVARPL
- the hemH gene encoding ferrochelatase, which encodes MKGVLLVNLGSPESPTAKDVKPYLDEFLMDERVIDAPKWLRTILVRGIILQTRPKKSAEAYAKIWWEEGSPLVVISERFSNKLKTQTEMPVALGMRYGTMSIKKAMQELKDKGVDDVLLVPLYPHYAMSSFETVVVKVLEEQKAGFPEMKITTLPAFYKHPEFIKALSESIKDGLEGFDYDHILFSYHGIPERHIRKSDPTSFHCKIDGTCCNVNSVAHNTCYRHQVYDTTEMVKAYLGLKEEQVSSSFQSRLAGDPWLKPYTDYEFERLAKEGKKKLAVITPAFVSDCLETLEEIAMEGKEQFMEAGGVEYKHIPCMNDNDTWVKVMAKWVNDWHATDKLDVVPST
- a CDS encoding AraC family transcriptional regulator, yielding MEVKSNAQGSYDEVLIEDGFYVLKFQNEEDTELQYTREINKRFIQIHFCLKGSGSYNFNQGNYSLDVKEENSLLLYNTQLDLPLNLSLSPKSSLVSVVMTLRKFHSLFTAEADYIPFLSSDNKEKKYYSQEPFSPSIAVILSQIVNYNLHPSIKSLYVKGKIYELIALYFNRSPNADIEQCPYLADEENVKKIKKAKEIILANMAEPPTLAELSSEIGLSLKRLKEGFKQIYGDSVYSFLFDHKMEYAKRLLETGQYNVNEIGLKVGYSTSSHFIAAFKKKYNTTPKKYLLALAGS